CGGAGCGGTCGAACTCGTGGCCCCTGTGGTCGCGGCGACTGGGCACTTGGGCGCAATCGTCGTTGAACGTGGTGTGTCGCCATTGACGTCGGTGGAGCAACGTGCCGTCGAGCGTTCGGCGGTCATCGCGGCGCTCGTGACGCTGCGCCGCGACGCTGTGGAGCAGGCAGAAGACCGGGTGCGGGGCGAACTCGCAGTTGAGCTGTTTCAAGCGGAACGGCGGGACTCAGCTGTGAGCCGTGCGGACGCGCGGGGGTACCCTGTTTCGGATCCGTGGATGCTGGTTATCGTGTTGCTTCCATCTGAGCTCCGGGAGGGTGCCCTCAGCGGAGTTCGCCGCCACCGTGACTACTTGGCCGCCCCAGTATGTGGTGGCATAGGGGTGCTTGCTCCCCAGCGCAGCGCTGGGGAATGTGGCGCGTTGGCTGTCGCCGCGCTGGGCCAGCCAGCTGCAGGTGCTGTCTACCTGCCTGCCAGCGATCTTACGGCTGCTGCCGCTGGAGTTGAGGAGGCAGTGCAAGCTGCGAAGCTGGCGCAGGGGCTGGGGCTGGAAAGCAAGCTCACGCCTGCATCGACTCTGGCCCCGTACGCCCTATTGTTCGGTGGTGACGGTGAGCGACTTCGGGAGTTCGTCGAGACTACCCTCGAGCGGGTGGTGAGTTGGGACGAGGCGCACGGCACTCAGCTGGTGGACACGCTTGCTGCGCTCTTCGACCATCGGTGGGCGCTGTCGGCTGCGGCTCGCTCCTTACACATTCACCTGAGCACGATGAAGCAACGTGTGCAGCGGCTGCGGCCGCTCATTGGGGAGGCCGCGGATACCCCTGAGGCGCGTTTCAGGCTCGAGATCGCCGTTCGCGTTGAGAAGGCTCGTCGAGCATTGAAATAGACACCCCAGGAGGCGTAAGACCGTCCATATTGGACCTGATATTGGGTGCCTTGGCCTGATTTGATTGCTCGGATGGCGATGACCGCGGTGTGCGCGGTCCGCACGAGAGGACAAAGACGTGGCTACAACATCCCGCCTGAGCGGACTTCGCAACCTTGACGCTTCGGAGCGGCGCGCAGCGCTGGCCGAAGCGCTCGGCCGCGATGAGGAATTTCTCGCACCGTTCGTCGACGCGGGGCTTTCTGGCGAGCAGGCCGAGCGGATGATCGAGAACGTCATCGGACAGATCGCCATTCCCGTTGGCCTCGCGACGAACTTCATCGTCAATGGCCGAGAGGTGCTCGTGCCCATGGCGACCGAGGAACCATCGGTCGTTGCAGCGGCTTCGAACATCGCCCGCATGGCACGCCCGCTCGGCGGTATTACGACGACGACGAGCGCACCCCTTATGCAGGCACAAATTCAGCTGCTCGATGTCGCGGACCCACACGGCGCGCGCGCCCGCATCTTGGAAGCCGCGGCCGAAATCATCGATCTCGCAAACGAGCAGGATCCGAAACTCGTGGAGATCGGTGGCGGTGCGCGTGAACTCCGCGTGCGAATCGTACCGAATACCACCGGCGGCGTGCACGTTATCGTACACCTGGTCGTCGACGTCGCCGACGCCATGGGCGCGAACGCCGTGAACACTATGGCGGAGGCCATTGCCCCTCGCCTTGCTGAGGTCGCCGGCGGGCGCCAGCTATTGCGGATCCTCACGAATCTTGCAGACTTGCGACTCGTGCGTGCGCGCTTGGCGATCGAGCCCGAGATGCTGGGCGGTCCCGATGTTGTCGCAGACATGGTGACCGGGGCGCAGCTCGCGGTCGATGACCCCTACCGAGCCGCGACCCACAATAAGGGCATCATGAATGGGATCTCCGCGGTGGTACTCGCGACCGGTAACGATACCCGCGCAGTCGAAGCTGGCGCGCACTCGTACGCGGCCCGCGATGGCCGCTACCGCGCGCTCTCACGCTTCGAGCGCGCGGCCGACGGCATACTCGTCGCGACCCTCGAACTGCCGATGGCGGTTGGCCTGGTAGGCGGTGCGACGAAGAGTCACCCCACCGC
Above is a window of Leucobacter aridicollis DNA encoding:
- a CDS encoding hydroxymethylglutaryl-CoA reductase, degradative, which encodes MATTSRLSGLRNLDASERRAALAEALGRDEEFLAPFVDAGLSGEQAERMIENVIGQIAIPVGLATNFIVNGREVLVPMATEEPSVVAAASNIARMARPLGGITTTTSAPLMQAQIQLLDVADPHGARARILEAAAEIIDLANEQDPKLVEIGGGARELRVRIVPNTTGGVHVIVHLVVDVADAMGANAVNTMAEAIAPRLAEVAGGRQLLRILTNLADLRLVRARLAIEPEMLGGPDVVADMVTGAQLAVDDPYRAATHNKGIMNGISAVVLATGNDTRAVEAGAHSYAARDGRYRALSRFERAADGILVATLELPMAVGLVGGATKSHPTARAAVETTEVRTAAELGEIICAVGLAQNVAAVRALAAEGIQRGHMGLHARNVAVGAGATADEIDAVATALVADGRVRADVAEQVLAQLREQR